One part of the Pseudomonas sp. MYb118 genome encodes these proteins:
- a CDS encoding endonuclease/exonuclease/phosphatase family protein: MNESAPFSTAEGPTPTVTCVHRFTVLTVNTHKGFTALNRRFILPELREAVRSVSADVVFLQEVHGAHEHHPQRYSNWPTMPQYEFLADSLWPQFAYGRNAVYPAGDHGNALLSKFQIIRHDNLDVSISGHENRGLLHCVLRLPGEGPQLHAICVHLGLRETHRNAQLKLLARLLDELPSEAPVIVAGDFNDWRQRADALLKPCGLREVFAEHHGKPARSFPARLPALRLDRIYVRNLKASRPQVLASRPWSHLSDHAPLSVEIEL, translated from the coding sequence ATGAATGAGTCCGCGCCGTTCAGCACCGCCGAAGGCCCGACGCCAACCGTGACGTGCGTACATCGTTTCACCGTACTGACGGTCAATACGCACAAGGGCTTCACCGCGCTCAACCGACGATTCATCCTGCCGGAACTGCGCGAGGCCGTGCGCAGTGTCTCGGCCGACGTGGTGTTCCTGCAGGAAGTCCATGGGGCCCACGAACATCATCCGCAGCGCTACAGCAACTGGCCGACGATGCCGCAATACGAATTCCTCGCCGACTCGCTGTGGCCGCAGTTCGCCTACGGTCGCAACGCGGTGTACCCGGCGGGCGATCACGGCAACGCGCTGCTGTCGAAATTCCAGATCATCCGGCACGACAACCTCGACGTGTCCATCAGCGGCCACGAGAACCGCGGCCTGCTGCATTGCGTATTACGCCTGCCCGGCGAAGGACCGCAATTGCATGCGATCTGCGTGCATCTGGGGCTGCGCGAAACCCATCGCAATGCCCAGTTGAAACTGCTCGCCCGGCTTCTCGACGAGCTGCCGAGCGAAGCCCCGGTGATCGTCGCCGGTGACTTCAACGACTGGCGCCAGCGTGCCGACGCACTGCTCAAGCCCTGTGGCCTGCGCGAGGTGTTCGCCGAGCACCACGGCAAACCGGCGCGCAGCTTTCCGGCGCGGTTACCGGCCCTGCGCCTGGACCGCATTTACGTGCGCAACCTCAAGGCCAGTCGCCCGCAAGTCCTGGCGTCGCGGCCCTGGTCACACCTTTCCGACCACGCACCGCTGTCGGTGGAGATCGAGTTATGA
- the clsB gene encoding cardiolipin synthase ClsB, protein MSSAPLEEPRVEHLPTDQAIREPGVADIEYGWQGNNLVKLLENGEDYFPRVFEAMREAKTEILLETFIVFEDKVGHELQQVLIEAAQRGVRVTASFDGFGCGELTTGYLTALSAAGVHIQMFDPAPKHLGFRTNWFRRLHRKIVVVDGTLAFIGGINFSADHLGDFGPEAKQDYSVEVQGPAVADIHHFALLQSGRPARAKYWWQRRRQRRSELALSDHDGQVRLVYRDNGDHNTDIEEVYRQVLRTAQRRVVIANAYFFPGYRLLREIRNAARRGVDVRLILQGQPDMLVAKLAARMTYDYLLKSGVKIYEYCERPLHGKVALVDEDWSTVGSSNLDPLSLSMNLEANVLIRDRVFNQELFDRLEILSEHHCKAMDPEKAPRGRIWHMTVGFLVFHFLRHFPAWAGWLPAHKPRLKPFTHLAGDDRHGPR, encoded by the coding sequence ATGAGCAGCGCCCCACTGGAAGAGCCGCGGGTGGAACATCTGCCCACCGACCAGGCGATACGCGAACCCGGCGTGGCCGACATCGAGTACGGCTGGCAGGGTAATAACCTGGTGAAATTGCTGGAAAACGGCGAAGACTATTTCCCCAGGGTGTTCGAGGCCATGCGCGAGGCCAAGACGGAAATCCTCCTGGAAACCTTCATCGTATTCGAGGACAAGGTCGGCCACGAGTTGCAGCAAGTGCTGATCGAGGCGGCGCAACGTGGCGTGCGCGTCACCGCCAGTTTCGACGGGTTCGGCTGTGGAGAACTGACCACCGGCTATCTCACGGCACTGAGCGCGGCCGGGGTGCACATCCAGATGTTCGATCCGGCCCCCAAGCATCTGGGCTTTCGCACCAACTGGTTTCGCCGTCTGCACCGCAAGATTGTGGTGGTCGACGGCACCCTGGCGTTCATTGGCGGGATCAACTTTTCCGCCGATCATCTGGGCGACTTCGGGCCCGAGGCCAAGCAGGATTATTCGGTGGAAGTGCAAGGCCCGGCAGTGGCCGACATTCATCATTTCGCCCTGCTGCAAAGCGGGCGCCCAGCGCGGGCCAAATACTGGTGGCAACGCCGCCGGCAGCGCCGCTCGGAACTGGCGCTCAGCGATCACGATGGCCAGGTGCGTCTGGTCTATCGCGACAACGGTGATCACAACACCGATATCGAAGAGGTTTACCGGCAAGTCCTGCGTACCGCCCAACGGCGTGTGGTGATCGCCAACGCGTACTTCTTTCCCGGTTACCGATTACTGCGCGAGATCCGCAACGCCGCCCGTCGGGGTGTCGATGTGCGCCTGATCCTGCAAGGCCAACCCGACATGCTGGTGGCCAAGCTGGCGGCACGCATGACGTATGACTACCTGCTCAAGTCCGGCGTGAAGATCTACGAGTACTGCGAGCGACCGCTGCACGGCAAAGTCGCGCTGGTAGATGAAGACTGGAGCACCGTCGGTTCGAGCAACCTCGACCCGCTGAGCCTGTCGATGAACCTGGAAGCCAACGTGCTGATCCGTGACCGGGTGTTCAATCAGGAACTGTTCGATCGCCTGGAAATCCTCAGTGAACACCATTGCAAGGCCATGGATCCGGAAAAAGCCCCGCGCGGGCGAATCTGGCACATGACCGTGGGCTTTCTGGTGTTTCACTTTCTACGGCACTTCCCGGCCTGGGCGGGCTGGCTGCCAGCGCACAAACCGCGCTTGAAACCCTTCACTCACCTCGCCGGGGACGATCGCCATGGACCGCGCTGA
- a CDS encoding mechanosensitive ion channel family protein — translation MLKFKTAMLLGALLFLGSNELEAATLPGVPAATEEEPAKPEPLVQGGLLGAISSSIDDVQEKLDLNENLVDAWRLRADRAADEVGKLVNQPSSRSPMSVVGDFLLLSGVWLGVFALLTVLGGLLARRLSRGRWLRQRHRAQDLLGYVLPYTLPALICLPLTLYVSHFMPVSVGRALALCFAYATSSGIFSTSMFLCVVVLFKTGHKRPAVQIIRDYCPRPLFLIGFLAALSDALTSPQIARQIGGNLTSSIAVFTGLFASIIFGLLVIRLRRPVAHLIRNRSLTQRLKQPSLQESLRIFSGLWYLPILLMVLVSVINLIGVGEDNQKALRCALFTTVLLIATVFLSTVFQHLFKSRKAEAIQRSSAYKERFLSLLHALLRIVMAVAFIEILGRIWGISLFEFAERNTVGRAISDSLSSIGLILLVTWLLWVVLDTAIQEALKPPVNKRSARQPSTRVKTILPLLRNAIKIILVVICAITTMANLGINVAPLLAGAGVVGLAIGFGSQQLVQDVITGLFIIIEDTLSVGDWVVLDSGHAGTVEGLTIRTLRLRDGKGFVHSVPFGQIKAVTNQSRQFAFAFFSVQFTYDSDVDEAIALIREAGDSIREDAFLKYNLQGPLDVFGVDKMDLNGVVLTAQFRTVSGGQYAVSRAFNQRLKKLVDNSPSVHFAQTYPQQVFIPKRQGGEEAVQKEQVGVVLPDASRT, via the coding sequence TTGCTCAAGTTCAAGACCGCGATGTTACTGGGGGCTTTGCTGTTTCTGGGCAGCAACGAGCTGGAGGCCGCCACGCTGCCGGGTGTTCCCGCTGCCACCGAGGAAGAGCCGGCCAAGCCCGAGCCGTTGGTCCAGGGCGGGTTGCTGGGAGCCATCAGTTCCAGCATCGACGACGTCCAGGAAAAACTCGACCTCAACGAAAACCTGGTAGACGCCTGGCGCCTGCGTGCGGACCGGGCGGCGGACGAGGTCGGCAAGCTGGTGAACCAGCCGTCGTCGCGTTCGCCGATGAGCGTGGTCGGCGATTTCCTGTTGCTGTCCGGGGTGTGGCTGGGCGTGTTCGCCCTGCTCACGGTGCTCGGCGGCTTGCTGGCCAGGCGCTTGAGCCGGGGCCGCTGGCTGCGCCAGCGCCATCGTGCTCAGGACCTGCTCGGTTATGTGTTGCCCTATACGTTACCGGCGCTGATCTGCCTGCCGCTCACCCTGTACGTCAGCCATTTCATGCCGGTCTCGGTGGGCCGCGCGCTGGCGCTGTGTTTTGCCTACGCCACCAGCAGCGGTATTTTTTCCACGTCGATGTTCCTGTGCGTGGTGGTGCTGTTCAAGACCGGCCACAAGCGCCCGGCGGTGCAGATCATCCGCGATTACTGCCCACGCCCGCTGTTCCTCATCGGCTTTCTCGCCGCCCTCAGCGATGCGCTGACCAGCCCACAGATCGCCCGGCAGATCGGTGGCAACCTTACCAGCAGCATCGCGGTGTTCACCGGCCTGTTCGCCTCGATCATCTTTGGCCTGCTGGTGATACGCCTGCGCCGGCCGGTCGCGCACCTGATTCGTAACCGTTCGCTGACGCAGCGCCTGAAACAGCCTTCGCTGCAGGAATCGCTGCGGATCTTTTCCGGGCTCTGGTACCTGCCGATCCTGTTGATGGTGCTGGTCTCGGTGATCAACCTGATCGGTGTCGGCGAGGACAACCAGAAAGCCCTGCGCTGCGCGTTGTTCACCACCGTGCTGCTGATCGCCACCGTGTTCCTGAGCACGGTGTTCCAGCACCTGTTCAAATCACGCAAAGCCGAGGCGATCCAGCGCAGCAGCGCCTACAAGGAGCGTTTCCTCAGTTTGCTGCATGCGCTGCTGCGCATCGTCATGGCGGTGGCCTTTATCGAAATCCTCGGGCGGATCTGGGGCATTTCGCTGTTCGAATTCGCCGAGCGCAACACGGTGGGGAGGGCGATCAGTGATTCGCTGAGCAGCATCGGCCTGATCCTGCTGGTGACGTGGTTGTTGTGGGTGGTACTCGACACGGCGATCCAGGAAGCGTTGAAACCGCCGGTCAACAAACGCTCGGCGCGTCAGCCGAGTACGCGGGTCAAGACCATCCTGCCGCTGCTGCGTAACGCGATCAAAATCATCCTGGTGGTGATCTGTGCGATCACCACCATGGCCAACCTGGGGATCAACGTCGCCCCATTGCTGGCGGGTGCCGGGGTGGTCGGCCTGGCCATTGGTTTTGGTTCGCAGCAACTGGTGCAGGATGTGATCACCGGTCTGTTCATCATCATCGAAGACACCCTGTCGGTGGGCGACTGGGTGGTGCTCGATTCCGGGCACGCCGGCACGGTCGAGGGCCTGACCATCCGCACCTTGCGCCTGCGCGACGGCAAGGGCTTCGTGCATTCGGTGCCGTTCGGCCAGATCAAGGCGGTCACCAATCAATCGCGGCAATTCGCCTTCGCGTTTTTCTCGGTGCAGTTCACCTACGACTCCGATGTCGATGAGGCCATCGCGCTGATCCGCGAGGCGGGGGATTCGATTCGCGAGGACGCGTTCCTCAAGTACAACCTGCAAGGGCCGCTGGATGTGTTCGGTGTCGACAAGATGGACCTCAACGGCGTGGTGCTGACGGCGCAGTTCCGCACGGTCTCGGGTGGACAGTATGCGGTGAGCCGGGCGTTCAACCAGCGCTTGAAAAAGCTTGTGGATAACAGCCCGTCGGTGCATTTCGCGCAGACTTATCCACAGCAGGTTTTCATTCCCAAGCGGCAGGGGGGTGAGGAGGCGGTACAGAAGGAGCAGGTGGGGGTGGTGTTGCCGGATGCTTCGCGGACTTAA
- a CDS encoding lysylphosphatidylglycerol synthase domain-containing protein has translation MDRADTHSSTHEDSAQPSRWSRWKKPLTMLFFLALIVLLTMLAQRIEWSEVFETLVDFKVRTLIIAAGLTLLSFLTYASYDLIGRTYIRQDLTWKQILPVGIISYAFNLNLSAWVGGIAMRFRLYSRLGVSKGNIAKILGLSLTTNWFGYMLIAGAVFSSGLVRMPPGWKLSSDALQVVGVVLLLVSAGYLAACRFSKRREWSIRGVEINLPSVRMAILQLALGALNWSLMAAVIFTLLPSKLDYPLVLGVLLISAIAGVITHIPAGLGVLEAVFVALLQHEASRGSLVAGLLAYRAIYFILPLLITLVMYLVVEAKAKSLRIAKKPK, from the coding sequence ATGGACCGCGCTGACACTCATTCGTCCACTCACGAAGACAGCGCCCAACCGTCACGCTGGAGCCGCTGGAAAAAACCGCTGACGATGCTGTTTTTCCTCGCGTTGATCGTCTTGCTGACGATGCTGGCCCAGCGCATCGAATGGAGCGAGGTGTTCGAAACGCTCGTCGACTTCAAGGTCCGCACCCTGATCATCGCCGCCGGGCTGACCTTGTTGAGTTTTCTGACCTACGCCAGTTATGACCTGATCGGGCGGACGTACATCCGTCAGGACCTGACCTGGAAACAGATCCTGCCGGTGGGCATCATCAGCTACGCCTTCAACCTCAACCTCAGTGCCTGGGTCGGCGGTATCGCCATGCGCTTTCGCCTGTATTCACGCCTGGGGGTGAGCAAGGGCAACATCGCGAAAATCCTCGGCCTGAGCCTGACCACCAACTGGTTCGGCTACATGCTGATTGCCGGCGCGGTGTTCAGCAGCGGTCTGGTGCGCATGCCGCCTGGCTGGAAACTCAGCAGCGACGCGCTGCAGGTGGTCGGGGTCGTGCTGTTGCTGGTCAGCGCCGGTTACCTGGCCGCGTGCCGTTTTTCCAAACGCCGCGAGTGGTCGATTCGCGGCGTGGAAATCAATCTGCCGTCGGTGCGCATGGCGATCCTGCAACTGGCGCTGGGCGCGCTGAACTGGTCGCTGATGGCCGCCGTGATCTTCACCCTGCTGCCGAGCAAACTGGATTATCCACTGGTGCTCGGGGTGTTGCTGATCAGCGCCATCGCCGGGGTCATCACGCACATCCCGGCAGGGCTTGGGGTGCTGGAAGCGGTGTTCGTCGCGCTGTTGCAGCACGAAGCCTCACGCGGCAGCCTGGTGGCCGGGCTGCTGGCGTATCGGGCGATCTATTTCATCCTGCCGCTGTTGATTACCCTGGTGATGTACCTGGTGGTGGAGGCGAAGGCGAAGTCGTTGCGGATTGCCAAGAAGCCCAAGTGA
- a CDS encoding DUF72 domain-containing protein: MAAIHIGISGWRYTPWRGDFYPKGLTQKRELQFASRAVNSIEINGSFYALQRPERYAQWYDETPRGFVFSVKAPRFITHIRRLRDIHTPLANFFASGVLELKEKLGPILWQFPPTFKFDPQLFEHFLDQLPHDTLEAAALARQHDAHLHGQASTKAYKKKPLRHAVEIRNDTFIDPEFVRLLKRHNVALVIADTAGKWPYREDLTSDFVYLRLHGAEELYASGYTPQALNRWGERIEAWHHGRQPSDPHLIAPRQKPRARKSREVFCYFDNDIKVRAPYDARRLLKHFDLDKHLATAPGEPAAEGVLP; encoded by the coding sequence ATGGCGGCGATTCACATCGGTATTTCAGGTTGGCGCTACACGCCCTGGCGGGGGGATTTCTACCCGAAGGGGCTGACCCAGAAGCGCGAATTGCAGTTCGCCTCCCGGGCCGTCAACAGTATCGAAATCAATGGATCGTTTTACGCCCTGCAACGGCCGGAACGTTACGCCCAGTGGTACGACGAAACCCCGAGGGGCTTCGTGTTCAGCGTCAAGGCGCCGCGCTTCATTACCCACATCCGGCGCCTGCGCGACATCCACACGCCCCTGGCCAATTTCTTCGCCTCCGGGGTGCTGGAACTCAAGGAAAAACTCGGCCCGATCCTCTGGCAATTTCCACCCACCTTCAAATTCGACCCCCAACTGTTCGAGCACTTCCTCGACCAATTGCCCCACGACACCCTCGAGGCCGCTGCCCTCGCCCGTCAGCATGACGCCCACCTGCACGGGCAGGCCAGCACGAAGGCGTACAAAAAAAAGCCGTTGCGTCATGCCGTGGAGATCAGGAATGACACCTTCATCGACCCGGAGTTTGTCCGCCTGCTCAAGCGCCACAACGTCGCGCTGGTGATCGCCGACACGGCCGGCAAATGGCCCTATCGCGAAGACCTCACCAGTGACTTCGTGTACCTGCGCCTGCACGGCGCCGAAGAACTCTACGCCAGTGGTTACACCCCGCAGGCACTCAATCGCTGGGGCGAACGGATCGAAGCGTGGCACCACGGCCGGCAACCTTCGGACCCGCACCTGATCGCGCCGCGACAAAAACCCAGGGCGCGCAAATCCCGTGAAGTGTTCTGTTATTTCGACAACGACATCAAGGTCCGCGCGCCCTACGATGCCCGCCGCCTACTCAAGCACTTCGACCTGGACAAGCACCTTGCGACCGCCCCCGGCGAACCGGCGGCCGAAGGGGTGCTGCCATGA
- a CDS encoding DEAD/DEAH box helicase: MNLPIPADSALSGFHPAVSAWFNSTFASVTAAQARAWPLIRQHRSTLIAAPTGSGKTLTAFLAVLDDLVHRGLENADGLPDETLVVYVSPLKALSNDIQINLQTPLAGITAQLRALGLPELRINTAVRTGDTPQKERSAMRKTAPHILVTTPESLYVLLGSDSGRQMLKTTRTVIVDEIHAIAASKRGSHLALSLERLQALCRAPLMRIGLSATQKPIEAVSRFLVGHQRPCEIIDIGHARPRDLGIEVPPVPLSAVMANDVWELVYDRLAALAREHRTTLIFVNTRRLAERLSRHLSERLGKQAVAAHHGSLAKEFRLDAEQRLKRGELQVLIATASLELGIDIGDVDLVCQIASPRSIAGFLQRVGRSGHQVGGTPKGRLFATTRDDLIECTALLDCVRRGELDILQIPQAPLDVLAQQIIAEVSCQEWQEQALLDLFRKASPYAGLDEKHYQALLQMLAEGYNGRQGIRSAFLHRDAVTRTLRARRGSRLTAVTSGGTIPDNADYSVLLEPQGLNIGSVNEDFAVESIAGDVFQLGNTSYRILRIETGKVRVEDAQGQPPTIPFWLGEAPGRSAELSFAVARLQGHLDTLLGATPGQLQPALDWLTGTLGLDLAAAEQLVEYLARARLALGALPSQDTLLMERFFDESGGTQLIIHTPFGSRINRAWGLALRKRFCRTFNFELQAAASEDAIVLSLSTSHSFELDEVWRYLHSNSAEHLLIQAVLEAPLFGVRWRWNAGVALALPRFTGGRKVAPQIQRMKSEDLIASVFPDQIACVENLAGEREVPDHPLVEQTLDDCLHEAMDCEGWLNLLRRMERGEVRLISRDLPAPSPLAAEILSARPYTFLDDAPLEERRTQAVLNRRWSDAQSTDDLGALDAEAIQAVREEAWPTPASVDEMHEALMSLACISDAEAQANAHWHEWLNTLAERGRASRLHLADGQSLWVALERLTCLQAIYPQAQLQPPLQALPGFDEAWEVDEAVVEVIRARLGAFGPLPLSAIAEPLRLPVAPVTQALAQLEREGYVLRGFFSPGADQEQWCERHLLARIHRYTVKRLRREIEPVALQDFMRFLFDWQHLSTATQGKGSAVLPVIIDQFEGYPAAASAWDSDILPARIKDYSASWLDELCRSGKRVWMRLNAQHKGASNALRSTPIVLLPRSQVGLWSSLTQQTPLDELSPKAQKVHDALRQHGALFFDELIHEAHLLRTELEIALQELVGAGWVNADSFAGLRALITPASKRQARSSRRGRGAFIGGMDDAGRWALLRRGSPAPVTDKPPPIAGETLEHVAMTLLRRYGVVFWRLLEREADWLPSWRELLRTLHRLEARGEIRGGRFVSGLAGEQFALPEAIPLLREVRRREHDASLIAVCGVDPLNLAGTLLPGAKVPALASNRLVYRDGLPVAALIAGKPVFWVEADLELQRKLIRH, translated from the coding sequence ATGAACCTGCCCATCCCCGCAGACAGTGCCCTGAGCGGCTTTCACCCGGCCGTCAGCGCCTGGTTCAACAGCACATTCGCGTCGGTGACCGCCGCCCAGGCCCGGGCGTGGCCGCTGATCCGCCAGCACCGCTCGACTTTGATCGCCGCACCGACTGGCTCCGGCAAGACCCTCACTGCGTTTCTCGCCGTGCTCGACGACCTGGTCCACCGCGGCCTGGAAAACGCCGACGGCTTGCCCGACGAAACGCTGGTGGTCTATGTCTCGCCACTCAAGGCGTTGTCCAACGACATCCAGATCAACCTGCAAACCCCGCTGGCCGGGATCACCGCACAGCTACGCGCCCTGGGTCTGCCGGAACTGCGGATCAACACCGCCGTGCGCACCGGCGACACCCCGCAAAAAGAGCGTTCGGCGATGCGCAAGACCGCGCCGCATATCCTGGTGACTACGCCGGAATCGCTCTACGTGCTGCTCGGCTCCGATTCCGGCCGGCAGATGCTCAAGACCACCCGTACGGTAATCGTCGACGAAATCCACGCGATTGCCGCCAGCAAACGCGGCAGCCACCTGGCCCTGAGCCTGGAGCGCCTGCAGGCGCTGTGCCGCGCACCCTTGATGCGCATCGGCCTGTCCGCCACGCAAAAGCCCATTGAGGCGGTGTCGCGTTTTCTGGTCGGCCACCAGCGGCCCTGCGAAATCATCGACATCGGCCACGCCCGCCCACGGGACCTGGGCATTGAAGTGCCGCCAGTGCCGTTGTCGGCGGTGATGGCCAATGATGTCTGGGAGCTGGTCTATGACCGCCTCGCCGCCCTCGCCCGCGAGCACCGCACCACGCTGATCTTCGTCAACACCCGGCGCCTGGCCGAACGCCTGAGCCGGCACTTGAGCGAGCGCCTGGGCAAGCAGGCGGTGGCCGCCCACCACGGCAGCCTGGCCAAGGAGTTTCGCCTGGACGCCGAGCAGCGGCTCAAGCGTGGCGAACTGCAAGTGCTGATCGCCACGGCGTCGCTGGAGTTGGGGATCGACATCGGCGACGTCGACCTGGTCTGCCAGATCGCCTCGCCGCGCTCGATTGCCGGTTTTCTGCAACGGGTCGGCCGCTCCGGTCACCAGGTCGGCGGCACGCCCAAGGGCCGCCTGTTCGCCACCACCCGCGACGACCTGATCGAATGCACCGCCTTGCTCGACTGCGTGCGCCGCGGTGAACTCGACATCCTGCAGATCCCCCAGGCGCCGCTGGACGTGCTGGCCCAGCAGATCATCGCTGAGGTCAGTTGCCAGGAATGGCAGGAACAGGCGTTGCTGGACCTGTTCCGCAAGGCGTCGCCCTACGCAGGTCTGGACGAAAAACACTATCAGGCGCTGCTGCAGATGCTCGCCGAAGGCTACAACGGTCGCCAGGGCATCCGCAGCGCGTTCTTGCACCGCGACGCCGTGACCCGCACCTTGCGCGCCCGTCGGGGCAGCCGGCTGACCGCGGTGACCAGCGGCGGCACCATCCCCGACAACGCCGACTACAGCGTGCTGCTCGAACCCCAGGGCCTGAACATCGGCAGCGTCAACGAAGACTTCGCCGTGGAAAGCATTGCCGGCGATGTCTTCCAGTTGGGCAACACCTCGTACCGCATTCTGCGGATCGAGACCGGCAAGGTTCGGGTCGAGGACGCCCAGGGGCAACCACCGACCATTCCGTTCTGGCTTGGCGAAGCACCGGGGCGCAGCGCCGAACTGTCGTTCGCCGTGGCACGCCTGCAAGGGCATCTCGATACACTGCTGGGCGCTACCCCCGGCCAGCTGCAACCGGCTCTCGACTGGCTGACCGGTACCCTGGGCCTGGACCTCGCCGCCGCAGAGCAACTGGTGGAATACCTGGCCCGAGCGCGCCTGGCGCTAGGCGCCCTGCCCTCCCAGGACACCTTGCTGATGGAGCGCTTTTTCGACGAGTCCGGCGGCACCCAGTTGATCATCCACACGCCGTTTGGCAGCCGCATCAACCGCGCCTGGGGCCTGGCCCTGCGCAAGCGTTTTTGCCGCACCTTCAACTTCGAATTGCAGGCTGCGGCCAGCGAAGACGCGATTGTCCTGTCGTTGTCCACCAGCCACAGCTTCGAACTGGATGAGGTCTGGCGTTACCTGCACAGCAACAGCGCCGAGCACCTGCTGATCCAGGCGGTGCTCGAAGCCCCGCTGTTCGGCGTGCGTTGGCGCTGGAACGCCGGGGTCGCGCTGGCGCTGCCGCGCTTCACCGGCGGGCGCAAGGTCGCCCCGCAGATCCAGCGGATGAAAAGCGAAGACCTGATCGCCAGCGTGTTTCCCGACCAGATCGCCTGCGTGGAAAACCTCGCCGGCGAGCGTGAAGTGCCTGACCATCCGCTGGTGGAACAGACCCTAGACGATTGCCTGCACGAAGCCATGGACTGCGAAGGCTGGCTCAACCTGCTGCGGCGCATGGAGCGTGGCGAAGTGCGCCTGATCAGCCGTGACCTGCCGGCGCCCTCGCCGCTGGCGGCAGAGATCCTCAGCGCACGGCCCTACACCTTTCTTGACGACGCGCCGCTGGAAGAGCGACGCACGCAAGCGGTGCTCAACCGCCGCTGGAGCGATGCGCAATCGACCGACGACCTTGGTGCCCTGGATGCCGAGGCGATCCAGGCCGTGCGCGAGGAAGCCTGGCCAACGCCGGCCAGCGTCGATGAAATGCACGAGGCACTGATGAGCCTCGCCTGCATCAGCGACGCCGAGGCACAGGCCAATGCGCATTGGCATGAATGGTTGAACACCCTCGCCGAACGTGGCCGCGCCAGCCGCCTGCACTTGGCGGACGGACAGTCGTTGTGGGTGGCGCTGGAACGGCTGACCTGCCTGCAAGCGATTTATCCACAGGCGCAACTGCAGCCGCCGTTGCAGGCATTGCCGGGCTTCGATGAAGCCTGGGAGGTGGACGAAGCCGTTGTGGAAGTCATCCGCGCGCGGCTCGGTGCCTTTGGTCCTCTGCCGCTCAGTGCGATTGCCGAGCCCCTTCGATTGCCCGTGGCGCCAGTCACCCAGGCGCTGGCGCAACTGGAGCGCGAGGGTTACGTGCTGCGTGGTTTCTTCAGCCCCGGCGCGGACCAGGAGCAATGGTGCGAGCGGCATCTGCTGGCACGGATTCATCGCTACACGGTCAAGCGCCTGCGCCGGGAAATCGAACCGGTGGCGTTGCAGGACTTCATGCGTTTCCTGTTCGACTGGCAGCACCTGTCCACCGCCACCCAGGGCAAGGGCAGCGCGGTATTGCCGGTGATTATCGACCAGTTCGAAGGCTACCCCGCTGCCGCGTCGGCCTGGGACAGCGACATCCTGCCGGCCCGTATCAAGGATTACTCGGCCAGTTGGCTGGACGAGCTGTGCCGCAGCGGCAAGCGTGTGTGGATGCGCCTGAACGCCCAGCACAAAGGCGCCAGCAACGCCCTGCGCAGCACGCCGATCGTGCTGCTGCCACGCAGTCAGGTTGGCTTGTGGAGCAGCCTGACCCAGCAGACCCCGCTCGACGAACTGTCGCCCAAGGCGCAAAAGGTGCATGACGCCCTGCGCCAGCACGGCGCGCTGTTTTTCGACGAGCTGATTCATGAAGCTCACCTGCTACGCACCGAGCTGGAAATCGCCTTGCAGGAACTGGTCGGCGCCGGCTGGGTGAACGCCGACAGCTTTGCCGGCTTGCGTGCCTTGATCACACCGGCCAGCAAACGCCAGGCCCGTAGCAGCCGCCGCGGACGGGGCGCGTTCATCGGCGGCATGGACGATGCCGGGCGCTGGGCCTTGCTACGGCGCGGCTCGCCGGCACCGGTGACGGACAAGCCGCCGCCGATTGCCGGCGAGACGTTGGAACACGTCGCCATGACCCTGCTGCGGCGTTACGGCGTGGTGTTCTGGCGCCTGCTGGAGCGCGAAGCCGACTGGCTGCCGAGCTGGCGCGAGTTGCTGCGTACCCTGCATCGACTCGAAGCCAGGGGCGAGATACGGGGTGGGCGGTTTGTCAGTGGCCTGGCCGGCGAACAATTCGCCTTGCCCGAGGCGATTCCCTTACTGCGCGAAGTGCGCCGGCGTGAGCATGACGCCAGCCTGATCGCGGTGTGCGGGGTCGACCCGCTGAACCTGGCCGGCACCCTGCTGCCGGGAGCGAAGGTGCCGGCACTGGCGAGCAACCGCCTGGTGTACCGCGACGGGTTGCCTGTGGCGGCATTGATTGCTGGCAAGCCAGTGTTCTGGGTGGAGGCGGATCTGGAGTTGCAGCGTAAGTTGATTCGGCATTGA